GCCAACCGCAAAAAACAACAGGTATTTCAAAGCCGACTTAACGTCTCGAAGCCGTGGCGGTTCGAATGGATCAGACGGTTTCAATGGGCGTTTCGGACGGGGCTGACCCAGTCTTTTTGCCCGCTTTTTCTTCTTCTCGTAAATCTGCTTTTCTTCGTCAGTCAACTCCGAAACGCGTTTCTGGCGTGCTTTACGCAGCTTGCGTTTCGAAATCATCCGAATCAGGCCACCGGCTTTGTAGGCAATCTTTCTACCAGCCTTGCGAACCTCTTTGATTACAGATTCAGAACTGAATTCCAGACCCTTGACGCTGTAACCGACTCTCATTGAATCAACGTGTACCTGTTTTGAATGACTGAAACGAGAATGCTGTCTGCGTTCAACACGTCGTAGCTGTACGGCGTTTTCAGTGTCGATTGCACCCAGCTTGCCCCCGCTGGTTTTGACCTCTTTAAAAAGTCTCTGACTGATCTGGGCAGTACCAGAAACGGTTTAATCGCTGCTGGCTCTATTGATGTTGCCGGACGCAATACAGCCACATCAACCACGAATGTAAATAAGTCTTTTTGCCGTGTTTTCGGCTCTGAGTCTTCATCTCTGGGCAGCACAACCGCCGTTAATTCTCGCGTGTTTTCAATACTCTTTTTGAGGATGTAGGCAATCTCAGTCGTGAACGATTCGCCGAAATCGTGACCGTTGATATCGGTGGAAACCGCCTCTGCAATGTCATCAACCGAAACTGTCAAACCTCGTCCTCTGTCATCAACTTGGTATGAACGCGAAGCATGGTTCGCCCCGCATCCATAAACCGATATTCCTGCTCGTCATCGCCAAACGGTAAGACCTGATACACCCGAGAGACGCCACCAAGCACCCGTGTAATCAAATCGTTTCGTTTCGGCAGAACTGGATTTCCACCAACTACCAGGTCAGCAGCTTTGACAAGCCAGTCAACACTGGTTTTGCGTAACGGGAAACCGTCACTGTCCGTGGTTCGCCAGTCTGTTGAACCCTGTGTTCCCTTCAAATCCTCAATCGTGTTGTCGCCTTGCGTGTAGGTCAGGCTGGTTGCCGATAATGACAAACCAGCCTGAAGTCCCACAGCAAGAACGTTCTCAATGACGCTCATCAGGCAACTAATTCTTCCGTGTCAACAATCGCATCGGTCTCAACGATAGTCATTCCAGCAGCGGTTTCCGGCGTTGGAGCAGGTGCCCCAGTCGCGTTTGTTGCCGTGCGAGACTTCCGCAACTCCTCAAGAGAAGTGCCATTCATGACCAACAGGTTCGGTTTTCGCCCTGCCGGGAACATAGACCTGGCTTGATAAATCAAATCATCGTTCAGATGATTTCCACCAGTCTCCAGGTTCACAATACGGCCCACTGAGTATTTAGACCCGATTTGCAGACCCAGCCAACCCTCAATCGGTGTCCACAATTCAGGGTAAAACTTCCCGGTCCCGTCGTCTGCCTTTTGAAGAACGGTTTCACCGATTTCGATATTCCCACCATTACCACCAACCACGGTGACATTTCGCAGGTCCGATGTAGTCCGAACAAGAAAGACACTGGTTTGAGAACTGTCATTTGAACCGCCTGCGTTCACAACCATCTCGCCTGCCAAAGAGCCGATGGTGCTTGCATCAACCAACCCCTCGAAACCATCGGCCTTATTATCAGTTCCATAGATGAACTGCTTTTCGGCCTCAAAAAGTGCCTCCGCAATATGACGCATTGATTCACGGCTAATGAATCCGTCAACGCCACCTTTCTTGTTCTTTTTGGCAATTGCCTGATCGACGCCCCAGGAAGCGGCCAGAATCTTCAAGGCGATTTCAACTTCAGTGTCAGTCGAAATCGAGTTTTCCGTCCCCGTGTTTGGGGAACGAAACCCGACAACCGGTGCCCCGGTCTGTTTCAAGTAACTGTGGTTCGTTCCGTTGCTCGCTTCCGTTGCTTCCAGAGCAGCCAAAAACGGCGCACCGTTTACAATGTCTGACACTTCGATATCGGCCAGATTCTCATTGTTGAGCATGAGCAATTCGGCCAGACCATGATAAACATTGGCCATGTTTTTCCAATCCTTTATTCAAACAAAATATGATTTACGTTTACGACAGAGCTAAAGCACGATGATCAATTTAGGGCGGGAACGCGAAACAAGTCCTTTAGTTCTTTTTTCCCTTTTCCACCTTTGGCCTCGCCCGATTCCAGCGGGGTATCTTCACCCAGGTCGATGGAATCAAACTTTTTCTGCAGCTCGGCATAAGCTTCATCTTTAGCAGCCAGCTGCTTGTTGAGTTCGTCAATGTGCAGCTCGCATGCTTCAGAGTAAGACTTACCTTCAGCCAGCCATTTCGCCCCGTTTTCAGCTCCAAATTTTTGAATATAACGATTCATATTCGCGTTATATTCAGTGATGATTTGCGACCGGATTTCATCGACGTTAAGTTCTGATTTTTCTGATTCCTCTTTGCCTGTTGGCATCTGCTTTAGCTCCTCATTTGAAATGATTTTTAAATTGTGATTGTCCAAATACCGATCCAGGAAAGCCGAAAACCGGTCTGGATCAATTCCAAAATCAAACGTTGAAGGCTTTTCAGCACCTTCAACATGTAACGCGTAATTCAACAACGCTTCGGCGTTGTTGGGGATTTCTTGCCCACGGCTGAACATCCCCCCTGGGTTTGCGGCTGGATCATCAACGATGTCAACCGCGTAAAGTTCTTTCAGCCGACAATGCATGTAGTTGTTAACGTTGTCCTCGTCTGGGCTTTCGAATGACCCTGTTTCTGAATTGGTGTGTTCCAGCATGAATTGTTCTTGTGCTTGCTGGTCCCCCATGAAAACGATTGAAGAACCGAATTTATCTGGATGATCTTTTGCAAACTCCATCACATAAGTGGCTAAATCGCCATCAGGTGCCTTGTGGGCAATTTTGTAAAAATGCAAGTCCGCAAAAAGCTGATTGCCATTGGACTCGCCCCCCTTTACGTCTCCAAGTTGCTTGCCCATTCCGTCAGCAGACAAACCAGGATGTGTCCAACGGCTTTTCAATCCTTTTTCAGCAGCGTTCAAGGCCTGTTTACATTGCTCGATAAAAACAGAGTCACACCACATTTGATGGCCTAAAGCCACTCCCCGTGTGATTACAGAAAAGCCTTTGATTATCCCAGCACCGTTTTCACCGCCTTCTGGATCGATTGAATTGACCGGTCCATGTGTGACCCGTGATCGAAAACGTTGAACCGGTTTTGTCAGGATTTCAGAAACGTCAGGCATCTTTCTCCACCACTTCTACGGTTTCTTGCACAATTCCGAAGTCCAACGGAACGCCCATTTTTTCTGCAAACTTATAAGCCTTGGCCGTCAGCTTGATATTGTCTTCAAAGCTTTTGTTTCCACGCCGCTTGCAGATGTCGTAGGGGTTATCAAAACCGCCTGTGACAGCTGCTTTATCGCCATTGATTTCTTTCAGCGGGTCCCACCAGGGCATCCCGTTAGGCACCCACTCCCAGAACTGTTTTTTCAGTCTGATTCCAGACGGAAGCTTGATTTCGTTATGGATCACGCCCCATTGAAGTTGACCAATAATCCACCAATCACGAAGTGACCTGTTGCGTTGCCGTTTCGTTACGCATGACCTGTCGTAGTGTTGCCACGCTGCTTTACTTCCAAAAAAATTGGTGAAGCTTTCGTCGTAAAATGAAAACGGGATGTCTAACGACTTGAGTGTGACTGCAATCACTGAATTCAAAAAACTGGTTGTGTTTACGCCCGGTGCATCCGACTTTAAAAACTCTGCCCGGTCGCCTGGGTCCAAGTCCAACATGACTGGGCCAGCCCCAAAGTCAACCTGATATTTTCGTTCATCGACTTCGGTTTCTTCATCATCACCTTCAGTCTCAGTAGGGCCACCGAAGCCTTCTGTTGCTTCGCGAAATATCGCCATTGCAAATAGCTGCTCTACCTTTAGTTTGGCCAGCCCTAAATCAAAACCTTCATCAACGTCTTGCAGATCGGTCAGACCGGCCAGAATCGGCGAAACGCCACGTACTTGGTCGTACCGATCAAAATATCCATGCAGATAGAGGTTTTTTGCTTTGACAGTCCGGTCAAATTCATATCCCGTTCCGCCTCTGCCACGGTTGAAAATCGCATAATCTAAAGCTCTGCCAGCTTTGTTGGTGCGAACTCCATGCACCCAGATATCATTTTTGTTTGGTTCTGGATGATTTCGAATCCGGTCGCCTTCAATGCCCTGTGAATGACCCGAGCCAAGGCGTAATACAGCAGAGTCGTTATCAACAAGACAACGACTCTCAGCAATTCGCATGAATGGGTCTAAGTCATGTCGGGCTGCAATGTCGCAGTTTTCTTTTTTGGATCGTTCCTCAATGAAGTCTTCGACTTCGGTATTGAATCCCTCGTCATCGGTTTTACATTGGAACGAAAACTGAGTTGTGTAATCGAGGTGTTTGCGGATCATCCAGCCAGCAATGGCAAAGTTGCGGTGAACTTCGTTTGCTGTGCTGATCACTTTCCGGCGAGCAGACGTACCGAGAACCGCGTCTTCAGACTTGATCGAACCAGACCGATTCTTGCGCTTGTTCTTCGGTTCGGCTGCGTCATAGCCGAAATAAGAACGAACCCGGTTGATGCCGTTGCTCAATCCGTTAAGCAAAGCTTAGGCACCTCCCAGGTTGATCGTAGAAACCACAGGTCGCTTCGTGCGTGTGGTCTTATCCGCTTGGTCCAGTTCCCGCAGGCGTTTCCGCAGCTCGGACGGGGTAACCATCTGAGTTGTTACCCCGTCCGTTGTCACGCTCTTCACACCAGCATCGAGTATCTGTTTTATGTTTTCTTCACTCATGAAAACCAGACTACCACACTTTTAAAAATACGATAGATCGGAAACGCGAAGTTCGCGTTTCCTGTTTCGTCAGATCACGTTTTCGTATTTTTTGTCAATGCGATGCTGTCCACATTTCAAACACTCAGTGCGTTTCCAGCTGATAAAATTGTAAGGGTATCCGCCCGGTGCGATTCCAGAGTGCTCCATTGTGCGAACGTCCCGGTAGCCAGTTCTCTCTGTCGATTTACATTTTGGACAGTGAGTAGCAGAGATTTCTACTACTGGCAAATCCTGTGTCTTTTTTCCCTTCGGTCTCCCCGTTTTTTTTCTCGCCTTGGTCGTGCTCATAGATAACTTACCCTTTTGCGTCGTTTGCGTTTTGATTTTCTTGCTGCAGGTTTTCCGAGTAGGGAAGCCCCTTCAATGCTGGCTGCTACAATCGCCATGCCCGTTGTATCGAGCCAGTGATTGTCTGGCCTGCCTGGGTTAATCTTCCACTCGTTCACCTTCCGCCCTCTGGCCTCAACTTCAATCGCATACTCCGCTCTTAAATGCTCTGCATATAAGTCATGCCCTCCTTTTTTGTTCCAAAGTGTCATTGAACCCGGTGACCCATAAGGCACCAGGAGACGTCTATGTAAAAACGTTTTCACGCTGTTTGTGTCCCAGATCACATGCCGCTGCCCTCGTTCCTCGCTGGGTAGCATTCTCCAGGGAACGGTTGTGTCTGATGGTCTAAATTCTCCCTTTTGTGGTTTGATCGAAAGCAGGGGATAATCAGAAGCTTTCACGCCTTTCCCGTAAGCTGGATACAATTTCTTAGCAAACTCACTCTCACGACAGACCTTTTTCACCGCCGCATTGCTTTCTCCCCAGGCTCCGTCAATCAACGTTGTTCCCATGCTGAATTCTTCACCCGCTTTGTTTCGATAGGTCTGACCGTGGTACAACCAGACGCACGTCAACAAGGCCTCTTCAAGTTGCTTTTCTAATCCCAACCCTGGGTGTTTTTGTTGAATGGTTGGCTTAATATCCTTGAGGGAAAAGAACTGCTTTCGCTGATCGGGATAACACCCGCTGTCTAATTCAAAAATGTCAAACTGATCGGAGACGGCCAGGATAGTGTAAAACAAAACCTTCTGCTGAACGTCAATTGACATCACCAATTTGCGGCAATCCGGAGGAACTTCAAACCGTCCAAACTCATTACACTTTTCAGCGATTTCACGCACTGACAACAACTGGAAGCTATCAGAGCCCGCCCGTTGTGGATTGTTCTGATACTCTGTCTCGAATACGTCCTCACCATCATCAATGAGGGCGTTGTAGGCGTGCTGGATCGCACTGATTTCGTTCTCTTCGTCGTAGCAGTAGGACCAACTGACCTCACAGCCATCGTTCATGGCCTCAAAGTTAGCTTGATAAAATACGGTTGCCTCTGCCTCTGCTCGTTTTTTGTCTCCCGGTAATTCAGGGTTGTACGAATTGCGAAGTCTCGCGTATTGATCCTTCCACAGATCGTCGTGTCTTTTCGCCCAGCTTTTGACCATCGCCACCCGGACACCCTGCCATTCGGGGTGTTTGATCGGGTCTAATAGCTGGTCAACTAAATCTCCCTCTTCAATCACCGTCGCATTCATCACACACGCGAGTGTGGAGTTGTGCCCGGCTAATTTCAGAACCGCCTTTTGTATTAACTTCAGTCTGCTGTTAACCTGAGTCGGTGATGCCGCTGAAACGTCGGTTTGCGGGTCATCGATAATCGCCAGGTCAGGACGTTGTTTCACTCCATCAGAACGTTTGTGTGCCAATCCACGGATGCGGCCCGTCAATCCTCTGGCTTGGATGATGGCCCCACCACTGTCACTTATTTCATCATTCACATAAACACTGGGCAACACGACTTTGTCAGCGTTCCACTTAATGTGGGTCAATTCACCGCCGACGGTTTGCGTGCTGCACCGCTGGAACTTGTTATCCAGCTCGACAATCGGAAAGCAGGCTTCCGGGAAGTCTTCATAAAGTAGTTCGTTGGTCAGTAATTCGGTTTTAATCGAATCAATGTTTTCAGAAGCCGCTGTTTCATCGGCCCCCACAATCACCACAAATCGACGATGCCCGTACAGGGTAGCCCAGAGGGCTGCATTTTCGCTGATTGTGGTCTTGGCGAATCCTCGATAAACGGCGTTAAGGTATCGTCCCCCGGAGAGGATTGCCGTTTGTATTGATTCAATCGCCTGTTTGTGATCCTCACTGAACGGTTTTAAGCCGGTCGAGTGCGGAAAGTACGTCGTCAAAAATAGCAGCAGGTCAAACCGGCAAGCTTCCTTTCTTGCCGGATCAACCACCGCAGGGGGAAGCCCGATTTCAGCAGCTGCCTCGGAACGCTCGCGGGAACGCTTACCCGCTGTTGCCCTGTGGCGTTCGCCCGCTGATTTCATGTCCGTAGGCAAACCCAAGCTTCCCCTTCATTCAGACAGCAGGCTTTGCAGACTCCGCTGCTCTCAATCGTTCAATTCGGTCCAACAACAAACGCCGTTTATCCGGGTCCCTGAATTTTTCTTCCAGTAACTTCGTGAAGACTTCTTCAAGTTCTGCCTGCCGTTGCTCAGGGTTGTTA
This window of the Gimesia fumaroli genome carries:
- a CDS encoding phage portal protein; the encoded protein is MLNGLSNGINRVRSYFGYDAAEPKNKRKNRSGSIKSEDAVLGTSARRKVISTANEVHRNFAIAGWMIRKHLDYTTQFSFQCKTDDEGFNTEVEDFIEERSKKENCDIAARHDLDPFMRIAESRCLVDNDSAVLRLGSGHSQGIEGDRIRNHPEPNKNDIWVHGVRTNKAGRALDYAIFNRGRGGTGYEFDRTVKAKNLYLHGYFDRYDQVRGVSPILAGLTDLQDVDEGFDLGLAKLKVEQLFAMAIFREATEGFGGPTETEGDDEETEVDERKYQVDFGAGPVMLDLDPGDRAEFLKSDAPGVNTTSFLNSVIAVTLKSLDIPFSFYDESFTNFFGSKAAWQHYDRSCVTKRQRNRSLRDWWIIGQLQWGVIHNEIKLPSGIRLKKQFWEWVPNGMPWWDPLKEINGDKAAVTGGFDNPYDICKRRGNKSFEDNIKLTAKAYKFAEKMGVPLDFGIVQETVEVVEKDA
- a CDS encoding terminase gpA endonuclease subunit, producing the protein MPTDMKSAGERHRATAGKRSRERSEAAAEIGLPPAVVDPARKEACRFDLLLFLTTYFPHSTGLKPFSEDHKQAIESIQTAILSGGRYLNAVYRGFAKTTISENAALWATLYGHRRFVVIVGADETAASENIDSIKTELLTNELLYEDFPEACFPIVELDNKFQRCSTQTVGGELTHIKWNADKVVLPSVYVNDEISDSGGAIIQARGLTGRIRGLAHKRSDGVKQRPDLAIIDDPQTDVSAASPTQVNSRLKLIQKAVLKLAGHNSTLACVMNATVIEEGDLVDQLLDPIKHPEWQGVRVAMVKSWAKRHDDLWKDQYARLRNSYNPELPGDKKRAEAEATVFYQANFEAMNDGCEVSWSYCYDEENEISAIQHAYNALIDDGEDVFETEYQNNPQRAGSDSFQLLSVREIAEKCNEFGRFEVPPDCRKLVMSIDVQQKVLFYTILAVSDQFDIFELDSGCYPDQRKQFFSLKDIKPTIQQKHPGLGLEKQLEEALLTCVWLYHGQTYRNKAGEEFSMGTTLIDGAWGESNAAVKKVCRESEFAKKLYPAYGKGVKASDYPLLSIKPQKGEFRPSDTTVPWRMLPSEERGQRHVIWDTNSVKTFLHRRLLVPYGSPGSMTLWNKKGGHDLYAEHLRAEYAIEVEARGRKVNEWKINPGRPDNHWLDTTGMAIVAASIEGASLLGKPAARKSKRKRRKRVSYL
- a CDS encoding major capsid protein, yielding MANVYHGLAELLMLNNENLADIEVSDIVNGAPFLAALEATEASNGTNHSYLKQTGAPVVGFRSPNTGTENSISTDTEVEIALKILAASWGVDQAIAKKNKKGGVDGFISRESMRHIAEALFEAEKQFIYGTDNKADGFEGLVDASTIGSLAGEMVVNAGGSNDSSQTSVFLVRTTSDLRNVTVVGGNGGNIEIGETVLQKADDGTGKFYPELWTPIEGWLGLQIGSKYSVGRIVNLETGGNHLNDDLIYQARSMFPAGRKPNLLVMNGTSLEELRKSRTATNATGAPAPTPETAAGMTIVETDAIVDTEELVA